GGAGGAAAAACAATGTGTGACTCCTATGACTGAGCAAGAGGGCTGGAAACAAAATTCTAACTGGAATTAATAGGGGAACTTTCAGGGCTCCAGGGAGACCTGtaaagtggaaagagaaaagagaatggaaaacaACAAAGCTCACATCTGCCAATGTGGGAGCTTGAAGACACTATTCTTTTAGTTCCACATCTCCAGGGCTCTATTTCTCAGGAGTCAGTATGGAAGCCATCTCAGACAGGAACTGGAAGGAAGAAAATCTAGCCGCAGTTCAAGTGTGAGTATTTACGGTTGTGTTGCCGAGGTGAGCCACAGGACCTCTGTGGACATTTCCTCAACTGTGAAGTCTACAAAATAACACTTTTCTTAAAGGTGACAAGAGGATCAACTGCAAGCCTTTGGAACTCTGATTGCAACTTCAAGTAACttgaggaaagaaaacagaaatgttgATGCTGGGCGGCATCCCCATAGTAAAAAggcaaagtgttagttgctcagtcatgtccgactctttgtgaccccacagactgtagcgcgccaggctcctctgtccatgggattctccaggagaggatattggggtgggttgccatttcctcctccaggcattcCACAGATCCAGATGTAATTGTCCTGGGGTGGTGAGTGGTCAAACTATCCCCCAACAAAGcacaaagaattctcaaactaccacacaattgcactcatctcatacgctagcaaaaggaaaggaaaatgaggttgctcagtcatgtctgactcttcgcgaccccatggactgtagcctaccaggctcctctgtccatgggattttccaggcaacagtactggagtgcattgccatttccttctccaggggatcttcccaacccagggatcaaacccaggtttcctgcattgtagacagacgcttcactgtctgagccaccagggaagtccatgctagcaaagtaatgctcaaaattctccaagccacactttaacaatacgtgaactgtgaacttccagatgttcaagctggttttagaaaaggcagcagaaacagagatcaaattgctaacatctgctgaatcatcagaaaagcaagagagttccaggaaaacatctatttctcctttattgactatgccaaaacctttgctgctgctgttgctgctgctgcatcgcttcagtcatgtccgactctgtgtgaccccatagacggcagcccactaggctcctctgtccctgggattctccaggcaggaatactggagtgggttgccatttccttctccaatgcatgaaagtgaaaagtgaatgtgaagtcgctcagtcatgcccgactctcagagaccccatggactgcagcctaccaggctcctccgtccatggcattttccaggcaagagtactggagtgggttcccattgccttctctgaaaacctttgactgtgtagattacaataaactctggaaatttttgaaagagatgggaataccagaccacctgacctgcctcttgagaaatctgtatgcaggtcaggaggcaacagttagaactggacaacagactggttccaaattgggaaaggagtacatcaaggctgtgtattctcaccctgcttatttaacttatatgcagggtacatcatgagaaatgctgggctggataaagcacaagctggaattaagattgccaggagaaataccaataacatcagatatgcagatgacaccacccttatggtagaagacgaagaagaactaaagagcctcttgatgaaagtgaaagaggagagtgaaaaagttggcttaaaactcaacattcagaaaacgaagatcatggcatccggtcccaccacttcatgggaaatagatggggaaacagtggcatattttatttttgggagctccaaaatcactgcagatggtgactgcagccatgaaattaaaagatgcatactccttggaaaaagcagagacattactttgccaacaaaggtccatctagtcaaggctatggtttttccagtagtcatgtatggatgtgagagttggactataaagaaagctgagcaccaaagaattgatgcttttgtactgtggtgttggagaagactcttgagagtcccttggactgcaaggagatccaactagtccatcctaaaggagatcagtcttgagtgttcattggaaggactgatgctgaagctgaaattccaatactttggccacctgatgggaagagctgactcatttgaaaagaccctgatgctgggaaagattgaaggcaggaggagaaggggacaacagaggatgagatggtcggatggcatcacccactcaatggacatgagtttgagtaaactctgggagttggtgatggacaggaaagcctggcatgctgcagtccatggggtcacaaagagtcagacatgactgagcgactgaactgaactgaatcactttgccatacgtATACTTGAGACTagtaaaacattataaattaactatacctcaattaagaaaaagaatagtaTGTATAAGATTTAAAAGACAAGCATAAAAAGGTGGTACAGATAAAAGATATCACTTCAGTTATCTGCTgttaaaagaacatttatttataatcacAAGCACACCCACTTGCTATGATACCACTGCTCCCCACATTCATTGCAGATGACATAGGTCATCATTTCTTCATCTGGGCCTGCATTCCGCACCCAACTTGGAAGGAAGAGTGTCCCTCTGGGGATGACAGTGACCTGGCAGTTGAATTTCTCACAGcgcttgcattttattttcctcgTCGGTGTGCCTTCCACCACTTGGGGCAGGTAATGTTCCCGTAAGGCAGATTTCGTGTAGGAGGCTCTCAACTGCTTCAGTTCCTGGCTGGCCATCTCCATGGCGGTCATTTTGGCAAATTCTCTCGGAGACATGGTCCCAGAGAGCAAGTTCTGCTGTAAGTGAGAATTGCGGGGGTTCTTTAGATTGGCCACTTTGCTGCGGATGcatgttttgtatttttggaGGTTCTTGGGGTGAAGGGCAAAAACGTGCGCTTCGATTTCTTGTGCCAAGTTGGACCACACGTGGGCTCTGGGCTGGGACGGGGAGGAAGCAGTTAGAGCTTCGTACAGCAGCTCTGTGCATCTGGCTCTCACAGGCACTATGGGGTCCAGCTGCCCACTCTCTGCCAGGTCGGTGGACTGAGGGTCCCAGGCACTGAGAGGCACTGCCTTAGTCTCCACTCTGCTGCAGCTGTCTTCCGGCATGATCGTTTCAACAGATCCCGCCACATCTTGGGATGTGACCAGACAATTATACCTAGAGCCACCCCGTACCTCCTCCTCCTGATTTGGGTCAGGAGGAAGTCCTCGATTTTCTTCTTGACTTCCACCCAGAGGAAATCGTTTAGGGCTGCCCTCTGGCTTGCAGAGAGTATCCTTATACAGCACTTTCCATTCTGACAGCAAACGCTTGGCTTTCTGCTTCAAAGCCCCTGTGGGGCAGTTTTTGAGGACTCTGTACACCGCCCTGACCACCCCCGTCTCCTGAAGGTGCTCTGGAGTTACATGCAGAGTTTCCAGCACAGTGAGGTGATGGCCGAGATCCTCAAAATTCCTTTGAGACATCAGCTGCTCGATAAGGGAAACTCTGGCCGCTATCTGGTTCTTGTCAGACATCGTTTGAGCTGCCAAGAAAAAAGGGCTTTCCAGGTTCTCAAGCTTGTGTTTGCCGGGCGCAGCTCCGTCATACATGCACCGTGCTCTCTGCCAGTTACCTaggcagagaaaaagaagaagaaagtcgctcagtcttgtctgactctttgtgaccccagagactatatggtccatggaattctccaggccagaatactggagggggtagcctttcccttctccaggggatcttcccaagccagggatagaactcagagcttctgcattgcaggtggattctttaccatctgagccaggcagagaaagagtTAGGTGATAAAAGTGGGTGTGACATGTTAGAAAATGCAATCTGCAATGCAGTATGGTTCAGTCTCAAAAGTCTGAGTCTCCatagttaaaaacaacaacaacaacaacaaaaatagtggCCCTATAAACAGCCTCTGCAGTAACAATCACTTAAAGGAGGCTTGCTGAAAGAGCTGCTGTAACTTTCCCATCTCTACTTTTACAAATGAATGCCCTTTCCAGATCAAGACTAGTCAACTCCTGTGTGTGGAATTTGGTGGTTATGTTGGGAATGAAAACATGCCAATGTCAGCATCCATGGGGAAAGGCTGAGGAGGCCAGACTATTTTCCCCCGTGTTCAGCTATTTAAACTGAAGTCCTTGCtgattttatagttttactttttttaatatatagcttttattggcTGtactgtggcttgtgggatcttagttctccaattaGGGGCTGAAcctaaattcttaaaaagatggtaatatcagaccacccgacctgcctcctgagaaatctgtatgcaggtcaagaagcaacatacagaactggacacggaacaacagactggttccaaatcaggaaaggagcatgtcaaggctgtatattgtcaccctgcttatttaacttatatgcagggtacatcatgagaaaggctgggctggaggaagcacaaactggaatcaagattgccgggagaaatatcaataacgtcagatatgcagatgacaccacccttatggcagaaagtgaagaagaactaaagagcctcttgatgaaagtgaaagaggagagtgaaaaagttggcttaaaactcaacattcagaaaactaagatcatggcatctggtcccatcacttcatggcaaacagaaggggaaacagtggcagacttttattttttggggttccaaaatcactgcagatggtgactgcagccatgaaattaaaagacacttactccttggaagaaaagttatgaccaacctagacagcatattaaaaagcagagacattactttgccaacaaatgtccgtctagtcaaggctatggtttttccaggagtcatatatggatttgagaactggactataaagaaagctgagcaccgaagaattgatgcttttgaactgtggtgttggagaatactcttgagggtcccttggactgcaaggagatccaaccagtccatcctgaaggagatcagtcctgaatattcattggaaggactgatgctgaagctgaaactccaatactttggccacctgatgcgaagaatcgacttactggaaaagaccctgatgctgggaaagactgaaggcggaaggagaaggggacagcagaggatgagatggttggatggcatcactgactcaatggacatgagtttgagtaaactccaggaggtggtcatggacagggagggctggcatgctgcagtccatggggttgcagagtcggacacaactgagcgactgaactgactgactggcttgggggatcttagttctctgatcaggggcTGAACCCGGGTTCCCtggagtggaagcatggagttctaactgctggactgccagggaattccctgattttATAGTCTTGAAGTAGGACTTTTCTGAATATAAAAGCATGAAAAACAGAGCCAAAATCAGATGCTGTTCAGAAGTCCCAAGGAATCTACAGAAATGATGAAACACCACAGGTTGGGAGGCAGCTGGACGCAGGTCAGATGGGCCCCAACAGTCACCAGGCCATGCGGTGCTGACGTCTACATCTTCTGAACATCGGGGTCAAGGTTCTGACTCTGCAATCCAGAGGGTTTAGGACTTTGGACTAACGGGTCCCTAGGCCAGAGTTTCGTTCCATTTCCTTTCTCCGCCCTCCCACCACCACTTTTAGGTGTAAAAAGCTGGTTATGTCTGTGTGAACCTCATCCCGAGGAGGCAAAAGTTCACTTTATCTAACCCGTCTCTTTGTCTCTCCACCTAATGCACACAACCTTGCCTACAAAATACCCTTGGATCTGTATCTGCCTGTTTGGTCTAAATGTGAACAAAAGCATTTTGATGGCAGGGATATCATCTTTTCAAGACTCCATGGACTCTTGTATTATAGCACGTGATATTAAATAACAATCACCAAAGACACACAGGTACACCACACTGAAGTAATTATAGAGATAGTTAATGCAGTCTTCCTAGACACCACCTGACAAGTGCTGTAAAGCTTAAGGTCCTTTTAGTcagcaattctatttctaaaaatttactTTAAGGAAATGGGAGATGTGGAGGCTGTTTTTGTAAGAATTTTCTGCAAACTTAGAAGAAACGATGAGGTTCCAAATGGTTAGGCTTGCACACAAACATTCATAGCAGCGTGGCTTGTAACagacaaaaagtggaaacaatacaaatgtctatcaactgaggAATCGAGAAACAAACCctaatatatccatacaatgggatgttgtcaataaaatgaaattctgatacagatAACATGGATGAGCCTTCAAAGCTTTATGCTAAATTGAAGACACagaagaccacatattgtatgatttcatttacatgagaTGTCCAGAATACACAAATCTAGAGACAGAATGTAAATTCGTGGTGGACAAGGGCTGGGATGGAGGGAATCGGGGAACCAGTGGGGTGGAATGAAGAGGCGGTGGCTATTAATGGGTACACAGCTTTTCTTGGGGGAGGTACAAATTCTTCTCTCAAATTGACTGTGGTAACCATTGCACAGCTgtgaatatgatttaaaaaaacccaCTAAACTATACACTTAAACTAGGTGAACTAATAGTATAAAAAGTGTATCTGAAcacagctgttttttaaaaacaacatcgAGGGAAtgccttggcagtccagtggttaggactcagtagtctcactgctgagggcctgggttcaatccctgttcgggGGAccaagatcccataagctgtgcagtgtgaccaaaaaaaaaaaaaaaaagctaaaaattaataaaaataaaaacaacatctaattccatttatttttatctttactatttttttctggtcatgctgcacagcttgtgggatctaaaGTCTGatccaaattttatttaaaaatcacatgtgAAGACAAAAGACTGAAAACAGATACAAAAATTTCCTGACAGTGTTACTTTCTGAATGGCAAGCTCTtaagtgatttttgtttgttcttttactctttttttatattttctattgatGTATACACATGCACTGATTTCCTAACCAGAAAAGTTATGGGTCTATTACAATTTCACAATAAACCCTATATATTCCAGAGATTTGCTTACTGAAAAATGCCATGGTTCATGGATCATCCCAGTCCTACTGCCCCTTGGAATCAGGACACCAGAAGGGAAGCCTCACCTCACCTGTGACTGCATTCATATCGGCTCTCACCTTCCTCAGAAGCCCACTGCTGCACTGCAAACAGTTCTATCTCCCCTCAAACCTGATCCCCAAATAGGAACAGGTGATCACCCACAGCTACAACTCTGAGGTTCCTACTGGTTTTCCCCATTGCATAGTGCACATGATCAAGATTCTGGGTCTTGTATTTTTACCACCTGGtggtcttttttatttattattcttttttaaagtcagatAACAAGAACTCAATGGGCCACTGATTCTGGATTGTAAGTGGTATTGTCTAATTATCGAGAACTGGTACTTCAAGatccttgtttttcctttttgaattccatttctttttctgaatgatcAGAATGAAGATCTAtgtattgattaatttttttgtacataaagttttattggaacacaatcCTACCCATTTACTTATATattgttccttttaaaattttattgtagttgatttacaatgttgtgttaatttctgctgtataacaaagtgattcagttatacatgaatattctttttcatattcttttccatgatagcttatcacaggatgttgaatatagttctctgcactctacagtaagaccttgttgtttatccatttgtatacagcagtttgcatctgctaatcccaaactcccaatccttcccgcCCTCACCCTGTCCTCCTGGCAAccccagtctgttctctatgtctgtgagtctgtttctgtttcatagataggttcatttatgtcactgtcatattttagattccatagataagtgatatcatatagtatttgcatttctctttctgacttattcacttagtatgataatctctaggtccatccatattgctgtaaatgtcattatttcattgaaATCCACTGCAACAGTAGGAAGGGTCTTCCTAATAATCAAAGGCCCAGTCAACAAAGAACAGGCAAGACagcacagaaaaattaaaaatacacatccTCACTTGCTGACTTCTGCTCTCAGCACTGTCCGCTTGAGATCTCGGGACCTGGAGGAAGTCAAGCAAGGGAGTCACGATGGTCCGGTCACAAGGAGCTCAGGGCACTTGAACCCTCCCCCATGTGTGGGAACGTTTCCTAGCAAGGACTCAGTCTCCTCACGTTCTACACTCATTCTCTACGCATCGTTACCTGAGAAAGCAGGATTGAACTGGGCTGAATGTCAGCAAGGGGGTTAATAAGACACTGGTCTAGAGTTCCCCCAAGGAGGTTAGGCAATCTTTAACTCGGGTCAAATTTCTCAATGAAAGGTCAGAACTTTAAGGAGATTCTGAAGGCGAAGTTAATAGTAGCTTCAGGGCTTCAGGGAGATGGAAGCATTGTTCGTTGAAACTTTTTCTTTACTCATGGAAATCTACTGAAGTTAAAGGTTTCATATATATAAGCACTCTGCTCTTCATTCCATAACGCTTTTATTTACTGTTCctctacattaaaaaatttttaattgtggtaaaaatgcacatataatttatcatcttaaccattttgacATGGATAGTTCATTAAGTACATTGACACTGTTGTGCAACCAGCTTTTGGAATGCTAGTTGTCTTGCAAAACAAACTGCACCTGTTCAACAGCTCTCCACTTCTTTCTACCCTGCACTCCCTAGTAACCATCATTCTACTGTCTGAGTTCGACTActttagatacctcatataagtggaatcatacagtatctgcTTTTCTGTGTCAGGCTTATTTCACACAGCATAATgctctcaaggttcatccacatcggAGTGTCTGTCAGAATTTCCCTCCTTTCAAGGCTAGATAATATTCCACTGGATGGGTAGACCACATTGTGTTATacatccatctgctgatggacccCTGAATTGCTTCCACCTTTGGGCTCTTGTCAagaatgctgccatgaacatgaaTGCATAAATATCTTTCTGCTTTCAATTCtgttgggtatatacccaaaagtggggttgctggatcatataggcattctatttttaattttttgagaaactgccatatatatttttgtaaagccaggctttattactttgccaggcaaacaGGGAATACAGTAGGCTAGTACCTCAAGAACTGTGTGTCTCTCTTCCATATTTTCTGCAACATTTCAATGATGTCAAACTTTCTATTCTCCCTGTAGGACAGTCATGTTGATAGAAAGCAATTTATTGCCTTAGGAGGCTGTAGTATTTAAGCAACTGGGATACAACATTTTGAGAACTGCCATAAAAAGATGAAGTAGGCTGTGTGTCCAGTTTAGAGTTCTACACAGTTCACTGAATAAATATCTGTTATGTATCTTGTACACGATAGATGCTGAACCTAACGGGATACTCTCTGCCATAAAGGAGCTGATAGCCCAGCAGAACACAGACAAGAAACTGGCAAATACAAGGACAGACACCGCTGCTAAGGGGCACACGTAGGAGGGATACACAAACCAAACCTCTACTTCCTGCTATCTGGCCGGCTCCAGTTCTTCACTGCTTTCACTCTACGCATGACATTTTGTTAGAGGGATCATCTTCTCTTAGAGATTTCAGCAAAAGGCCCCCTCCTTTTCTTGCTTAAGGCCCTTCAGATGTTCCCCTCTGCTCTCAGGATGGAGCCCAAGGTCCCTGGCCAGTAGTGAAAAGCCCCTTTCCAGCCTCCTTTGTGATCTGACTGAATCACTGGCAGGCACTTGCATCCCCCAGCTCAATGACTTTGCTCCACTAGCTCTCTGAGCCTGTGTGTGGCTCTCACTCCTGCCTGCCAATCCGTGTCATCTGGAGAACTtacacagccaaaacaaaaacagtgccAGGGCCTCACCCCAGACAGAATGAATTGGAATCTCTGTGGGAAGGCCTGGGCACATTGAAGCTCTCCAGGTGAGTGTGATCTAAACCAGAGCCATCACCACGgccctgagcacacaggcacaacTCCTCTCCCGCAGCAGGACCGACCCAGCTCGTGGGCCTCCACCCAAAGGCAGTTCCCGACATGCTCCAGGGCTGAATGCACACCACCTCTCTGACTTCACATTCTGCTGGAGGGAGCCTCATTAAATTgtgaaatgtttaaaacaaaaaacctgctGTGCACAACTCGCCTGAAAACCTTCTCTACAAATCCAACCAGCGACTGCAATGTTTTCTGACACAGTGTCACTGTGTACCCAGTCCCCTGCATTCATTCCTGCACTTACCTCCTAACAGCAGAAAGCACTGCACGTGGAGAAAGTCTGTGTGCTATAGACGCTCATCTCCATCTTCACAGGTACAGGGCTACCGCCatcttacagaggaggaaacctgTTAAGAACATcaaatatttgtacattttttcccccatggtGCATATCAcactaaagaggagagtgaaaaagctggcttaaaactcaacattcaaaaaacgaagatcacggcatctggtcccatcacttcatggcaaatagatggggaatcaatggaaacagtaagagattttatttacttgggctccaaaatcactgcagatggtgactgcagtcatgaaattaaaagacgcttgctccttggaagaaaagctatgacaagcctagatagcatattaaaaagcacagacattactttgccaacaaaggtccatctcgtcaaagctatggtttttccagtagtcacgtatggatgtgagagttggaccatacagaaagctgagcgccgaagaactgatgcttttgaactggggcactggagaagattcttgagagtcccttggacttcaaggagataaaaccagtccatcctaaaggaaatcaatcctgaatattcattggaaggactgatgctgaagctgaagctccaatactttggctacctgattcaaagaactgactcattggaaaagaccctgacgctgggagagactgaaggcaggagaaggggacgacaaaggaggaggtggctggatggcagcatcgattcgatggacatgagtttgatcatgctctgggagttagtgatggacaaggaaacctggtgtgctgcagtccatggggtcgcaaagagtcagacatgactgactgaactggactgtatCACgctaaatcatttttttcttgtcaGCATTTCCTACAAGACCACAGAAGAATGATGTCTGTTTCATTCACTGATACACACCTGGCAAACGTCTGGCCAGGGCTCACTATTACTCAACAAATTCTCCCCTCTCTGCTTGTGAGCATCATCCTTTGCACCACAGACTGGTTTGCTTGTACCCACTGCGCCTAAGCCCCTCAGCTTCTTCCACGGGAAACCAACCTTATCTCAATTTTAGtttagaaaatcattttaaaatatcctagttaaaaaacaaaagcagcacaGTGCCTCCTGTGGGCTAATCAGGTCCCCAGGAGTCAAGTCATTTGGGGATAAGGAAGGACTAGAAGGTACAGTTCCCAGAAGTACGATGAACATGTTGAGGGGTGGAGGGAGAATGCAACATCATAGGATTAATATGAGAATTAAAAGGGATAGTCCTTACAAAGTCCTTGGAACTATGTCACACACTAAGCTCAACTGAGGATTATACAGCAATGAAGAggaataatatatattcattatatatacaaTGAAGAGGTTTACATGTATCTACCATACCTGACCTTGTTCTAGAGCAGAGGTTCAGCAAACTGTTTTCTATAAAAGGCCAGATGGTAAATACTTTAGGCTTTGTAGTCcatccaggagaaggcaatggcaccccactccagtactcttgcctggaaaatcccatggacggaagacgctggtgggctacagtccatgaggtcgctaagagttggacacgactgagtacttcactttcacttttcacttccacacactggagaaagaaatggcaacccactccagtgttcttgcctggagaatcccagggacgggggagcctggtgggctgccgtctatggggtcacacagagtcagacacgactgaagtgacttagcagcagcagctgcagcagtccATCCAGCTTCTGTATGGACTACTCAGCTCCACTGTTCTTGTAGCAGGaacagcagccacagacaataaaTATTGTGTTAGTGGGTAGttcagatcgtaaagaatctgcctgcaatgcgggagacccaggttgaatccctaggttgggaagatgccctggacatggaaatggcaacccactccagtattcttgcctagagaattacatggacagaagagcctggtgggctacagtccatggggtcccaaagagtcagatacaccaGCCACAGACAATATATAAATGAACGGATATGGCTTTGCTACGATAAATCTTTTTCAAAGACAGAAAGGCTGGATTTGGTTGCAGGCAGTGGTGTCCAACAGCAGTATAACAGCAAGCCAGACAAAGAATTTAAAACTCTCTAGTGgccacagaaaaaaatataaacaggttTTTGAAATTAGTAATAAAgtgaggtgaagtcgctcagtcctgtccgactctttgcaaacccatggactgtagcctaccaggctcctccctccttgggattttccctccatgggattctccaggcaaaagtactggagtgggttgccatttccttctcca
The nucleotide sequence above comes from Bos javanicus breed banteng chromosome X, ARS-OSU_banteng_1.0, whole genome shotgun sequence. Encoded proteins:
- the TCEANC gene encoding transcription elongation factor A N-terminal and central domain-containing protein, with translation MYDGAAPGKHKLENLESPFFLAAQTMSDKNQIAARVSLIEQLMSQRNFEDLGHHLTVLETLHVTPEHLQETGVVRAVYRVLKNCPTGALKQKAKRLLSEWKVLYKDTLCKPEGSPKRFPLGGSQEENRGLPPDPNQEEEVRGGSRYNCLVTSQDVAGSVETIMPEDSCSRVETKAVPLSAWDPQSTDLAESGQLDPIVPVRARCTELLYEALTASSPSQPRAHVWSNLAQEIEAHVFALHPKNLQKYKTCIRSKVANLKNPRNSHLQQNLLSGTMSPREFAKMTAMEMASQELKQLRASYTKSALREHYLPQVVEGTPTRKIKCKRCEKFNCQVTVIPRGTLFLPSWVRNAGPDEEMMTYVICNECGEQWYHSKWVCL